The Larimichthys crocea isolate SSNF chromosome XXI, L_crocea_2.0, whole genome shotgun sequence genomic sequence ATTTTGAACCTCCTCTCATCGCGAGCCATCATCTGCCTGTAGCTGAAGCCATCATCGGGGTCGGGATCATCTGCAAGTCAGAGGTGACAAGTTTCTAAATTTGTGTTCGATCTATAAAGGTAATAtatatcaaaatgaaaacaagaagatTGTCTGCAGTCATACCAAGAATGTAGCCGTATGTGGCGTTCTTGTACTCCTCCCAGGACACTGTTCCATCCCCATTGAGATCGTGACTCTTCCACTGTCTATCCACGTCATCGTAGATCCACCTCTTCTGAGCGTGCTTGATCcacttcttcatctcctcaACTGTCACATAGCCGTCCTTATCATCGTCTATACGTTCAACTAACATGCTGTAGAGAAACAGGACAGGAATTTGGCAAACATTCAATTAGTTCCCTTTCATTATCCAGTACCGTGTCACCTCAAAGGAACTTTACTCCTCCCTGAGGTGAAACTAGGTCATTACCACAGTTTTATTACCACTATGGTTGTAAAAGAATATCCCCAGTATTTCCAAAACAGATCCACATAATCTCATTCTTACCCGAGCCGCTCCTTGCTCTCCTCTGGTGTAAGCTGGTCGAAGGTCTTGGCCTCATCTTGTCCCAAAAAAGCCTCATGGTCATAGTCAAAGTTCTCTGCATCATCGTGCTCTCGGTTGCTGAGGGGTTCGTCGTGATGAATGCGGTCCTTCTTCTCTGTGGGCTTGCTAGTGGCGTAAACCACACAGAGGGCAAAACACATGACGAGTGGCCGCAGCTCCATCCTGCGTTATGTACACTGTCTGGACGAAAAAGGAGGggggacaaacaaacaccaaacaaactaCGGTTATTGCTCAGCAGTCCACAGTGCACCTTTCTGTCAGTACAGATCAGAGCTTTAAACTGCGGGCTACTCAACTCTGCACATACCAGAGTATGACTCAGTGCAagcactgtgactgtgactgtgagagCTGGATTGCCGGTCTAATCTGTTCCAGCTGATGCAATCCcttatttgtttcacttctgGTTATTTGTAGAAGTTGACATGGCCTATACTGTAATACCACCAGGGCCACATTAGTATTTATGACTCATATCTCCATGGAGGTTTGTTTTTATACACTATTTTGTATTAGATCAACTGTATATGAGAAGCATTATTCATATACAATCATTTATAAAAGACACAACTACATCATTCATACTGAAAATACTAAAAAGGCAGCCCTGCCACATGAGAATTATAATGCAATAAATtaatgtgtttctaatatttagtCTTACAGCAACACCAATTTATCACAGTTTCAACTACAAATTTTACAGAGATATTATTTATTGCAAGGCTGATTGATTAGAGATattagttttcattttaaatcatcaatGGCAAATCCAGTGTTTGCTCATGATCTTGATGGGAAATTAAAAGcaactgtgtgtttatatataagTATTTTGGCCACTCTTACTACGAGACATTTTGAGAAGTCTTCACACCTTAAATCCTTGCCATCGTCACTGTATTAAAAGTCAGCAGCAACAAGTTTGTGCCTCTTATTTCCAAATCCAAATCCAAGGTTAGGCTAACACAGCGTACCGTTAGTTTTACCTGCTGACCTGCAGTTTCACTCGTCCAGTGCAGATGAATAAGTGACTACGTAACAGAAAACATTGCGTCTTTCTAAGCAGCAGCTACAGAAGAAGCACATTAGAGTTAGTAGTTTGTATTTTAAGACATATTTCCTAGAGAGCACTCACCGGCGTCTTCAGGGAAGTTCTTCGATGCAGTTTAAGTCCCGCCCCTCGGAAACACACCCTTACACTTCCTGTGCTAAAACGCCGACCGACCAATCAGACTCTCGGAAGGCGAGTGCGATGTCGCTCGCTCATTGGTCCACTTCAGGAGAACATCGATGATTGGATTGGCCGAGAACCGCCACGTCCTCAAAGTCAACAAAACTTGGTTCATTCATAAAAACTAGACTCCACAGTTGGGACAGGTACGTGAGATGCACTATAGCGAGCAGAAAGTAGTACTTTTTACCGcttattattcaaataaaaaacgaAAAA encodes the following:
- the calub gene encoding calumenin-B, with the translated sequence MELRPLVMCFALCVVYATSKPTEKKDRIHHDEPLSNREHDDAENFDYDHEAFLGQDEAKTFDQLTPEESKERLGMLVERIDDDKDGYVTVEEMKKWIKHAQKRWIYDDVDRQWKSHDLNGDGTVSWEEYKNATYGYILDDPDPDDGFSYRQMMARDERRFKMADENNDMQANKEEFTAFLHPEEYDHMKDIVVLETMEDIDKNGDGLIDLDEYIGDMYNQEGDATEPEWVKTEREQFTEFRDKNKDGKMDKEETRDWILPSDYDHADAEAKHLVYESDTDKDGRLTKSEIVDKYDLFVGSQATDFGEALTRHDEF